A genomic region of Scomber japonicus isolate fScoJap1 chromosome 5, fScoJap1.pri, whole genome shotgun sequence contains the following coding sequences:
- the LOC128358927 gene encoding uncharacterized protein K02A2.6-like, with product MEQFKLPSPLVLTGNLGENWKRWEQRFQIYMTASGAEGKDENIKVAILLHALGEEALEVYNTLNLPAEKTVKDVLTAFEGYCLPKKNTVFERHQFWAHPMITSVSIDKYVTELRQKSKDCEFGASENDIIRDKIVFMNIDQLDSSLDKSWYSEVRVDNMSVRFKLDTGAEANVLPLRMFKSMKRKARRERRAHLQLQPTKTVLVAYGGMSSCKSAVLRIKTPSTPILGGEACEDLHLVKRLDINKLDVKHPTTKQELIAQHPTVFEGLGEFAGEYHIHTDPNASPVIHGCRKIPLAVIDKLRDTLDDLLRADVIAQVTEPTSWVNSLVVTEKKDKKKLRVCLDPTDLNKAILRQHYSIPTTDEVLCKLAGKKIFTVLDEKDGYWQVKLDKESSLLCTFNTPWGRYRFKRLPFGIKSASEVFQQRNCETFGDIQGVHIIADDMIIAAATEKEHDEIIQKVMIRAKEANVKFNKEKVQYKVSSVNYMGHVVTSEGVKADEAKVKAIAEMPPPTDKAGLQRMLGMTKYLAQYIPGEATITAPLRQLLRKGNMWQWQHEHDEAVKKLKDALTNAPVLRFFDPQKQLIIQADASKDGLGACLLQDDHPIAYASRALTETEKNYAQIEKELLAIVFSVKKFHQYVYGVRVNVQSDHKPLENILRKPLGTAPSRLQRMLLQLQRYDLNVIYTPGKELLIADTLSRAVPHEQHVAADDITDERVVYALEPTDALSTETLEQLKSETKKDNTLQLLHDTHRLGWPRHRKLVDSRLIQYWPIRHTVAVREGVMFAADRIILPTTMRSEMLQRLHVAHQGIQRTKALARKHWYWPGMARDIEQMVETCGACQQFQPRNQKEPLISHDIPELPWLKVGADIFEIRGQSFLLIVDYLSKYPEVLNIKDKTSHTVINKMKSVFSRIGIPKEIVCDHVPFASQEMRSFAESWGIKLTHSSPGYAQSNGLAERTVKTVKRVLKKAQHTNTDPHLALLTLRNTPVTGMEYSPAQMLMGRVLRSTLPTSSTILQPAVPKEVHSTLQNLQTRQQQYYNRGAKRLPELQPGSTVHMETPQGWRPAVVTAQRDEPRSYDILTSSGQHYRRNRRHLRRTTHSTQMNSETDSLDDEQVSTPDAGKADSVDIELSSTSQPSQTRCGRLVRPPERYKDFVMSQRQRSSPN from the exons ATGGAGCAGTTCAAACTACCATCACCACTGGTGTTGACAGGCAACTTGGGTGAAAACTGGAAACGATGGGAACAGCGCTTCCAAATCTACATGACCGCGAGTGGGGCAGAGGGTAAGGACGAAAACATCAAAGTCGCCATCTTGCTGCACGCACTAGGAGAGGAGGCTCTCGAAGTGTATAATACACTTAACCTTCCAGCAGAAAAGACTGTGAAAGATGTTCTCACAGCTTTTGAAGGGTATTGTCTGCCCAAGAAGAACACTGTATTTGAAAGACACCAATTTTGGGCACACCCGATGATAACCTCTGTCTCCATTGATAAATATGTGACAGAGCTCAGACAAAAAAGTAAGGACTGTGAGTTTGGCGCTTCGGAAAACGACATCATCAGAGACAAGATTGTGTTCA TGAACATTGACCAGCTCGATTCCAGCCTTGACAAGTCCTGGTACTCTGAAGTACGGGTTGACAACATGTCGGTCAGGTTCAAATTGGATACAGGAGCAGAGGCCAATGTCCTACCGCTGAGGATGTTTAAGTCCATGAAGAGGAAGGCCAGACGTGAAAGGAGAGCACACCTGCAGCTACAGCCCACAAAAACAGTGCTAGTGGCTTATGGCGGGATGAG CTCATGCAAGTCTGCCGTTTTACGTATCAAGACACCATCCACACCTATCCTCGGGGGGGAGGCTTGTGAAGACTTGCACCTGGTAAAAAGGCTGGACATCAACAAACTGGACGTGAAACATCCAACTACAAAACAGGAGCTGATAGCTCAACACCCAACAGTCTTTGAAGGTCTGGGGGAGTTTGCTGGAGAATatcacatccacacagacccCAATGCTAGCCCAGTCATACACGGCTGCAGAAAAATACCACTGGCCGTGATAGATAAACTCAGGGACACTCTTGATGACCTGCTACGAGCTGATGTGATTGCACAGGTGACTGAGCCAACATCGTGGGTAAATAGCCTTGTagtcacagaaaagaaagataagaaGAAATTGAGGGTTTGCTTGGACCCCACGGATCTAAACAAAGCAATACTAAGACAGCACTACTCCATCCCCACAACAGATGAAGTTTTGTGCAAACTAGCTGGTAAGAAGATATTCACAGTGCTAGACGAGAAGGACGGTTACTGGCAAGTAAAGCTTGACAAGGAGTCATCGCTGCTGTGCACATTTAACACACCGTGGGGGAGATATAGGTTCAAACGTCTGCCGTTTGGAATCAAGTCAGCAAGCGAGGTTTTTCAACAGCGCAACTGTGAAACATTCGGTGACATACAAGGAGTACACATCATAGCTGACGATATGATCATCGCCGCAGCTACAGAAAAAGAACATGATGAGATAATACAGAAAGTGATGATCAGAGCAAAAGAAGCAAATGTGAAATTCAACAAAGAGAAAGTACAGTACAAGGTGAGTAGCGTCAACTACATGGGCCACGTCGTCACTTCAGAGGGTGTGAAAGCAGATGAGGCAAAAGTTAAAGCCATAGCTGAGATGCCTCCACCCACTGACAAAGCAGGACTACAGCGGATGCTAGGCATGACAAAATACCTGGCGCAATACATCCCAGGTGAGGCCACCATAACAGCGCCGCTGAGACAGCTGCTCAGGAAGGGCAATATGTGGCAGTGGCAACACGAACATGACGAGGCAGTCAAAAAACTGAAAGATGCTCTCACAAACGCTCCTGTGCTCAGATTCTTCGATCCACAGAAACAGCTCATCATACAGGCTGATGCATCTAAGGACGGCCTGGGAGCATGCCTCTTACAAGATGACCACCCAATAGCGTATGCGTCAAGGgcactgacagagacagaaaagaacTATGCACAGATTGAGAAGGAGCTCTTAGCCATAGTTTTCTCTGTCAAGAAGTTCCACCAGTATGTGTATGGGGTGAGGGTTAATGTTCAGTCGGACCACAAACCATTGGAAAACATCCTGAGAAAGCCACTTGGAACAGCTCCCTCTAGGCTGCAGAGAATGCTGCTACAGCTGCAGCGTTATGACTTAAATGTCATCTACACGCCAGGTAAAGAGTTACTGATTGCAGACACACTCTCACGAGCTGTGCCACACGAACAACACGTGGCTGCAGATGATATCACAGATGAGAGAGTTGTCTATGCTCTGGAGCCGACAGACGCCTTGAGTACAGAGACTCTAGAGCAGCTCAAGAGCGAAACGAAAAAGGACAATACACTGCAGCTATTGCATGATACACACAGACTTGGTTGGCCTCGACACAGAAAACTAGTAGACTCTAGATTGATACAATATTGGCCAATCAGACACACAGTGGCTGTGAGAGAGGGAGTAATGTTTGCAGCAGACAGGATAATCCTACCAACAACTATGAGATCTGAGATGCTGCAGAGGCTGCATGTAGCTCATCAAGGGATACAGCGGACGAAAGCACTGGCCAGGAAACACTGGTACTGGCCAGGTATGGCAAGAGACATAGAACAGATGGTCGAGACGTGTGGAGCATGCCAGCAGTTCCAGCCCAGGAATCAGAAGGAGCCACTGATCTCACACGACATCCCCGAGCTCCCTTGGCTTAAAGTGGGAGCCGACATCTTTGAAATCAGAGGTCAGTCATTTCTGCTGATAGTGGACTACCTCTCAAAATACCCAGAGGTATTGAACATTAAAGACAAAACATCACACACTGTCATCAACAAGATGAAATCGGTCTTCTCGCGGATTGGAATACCAAAAGAGATTGTGTGTGACCATGTTCCATTTGCAAGTCAGGAAATGAGAAGCTTTGCAGAGTCATGGGGCATAAAACTCACTCATTCCAGTCCAGGTTATGCACAATCAAATGGACTAGCAGAAAGAACAGTGAAAACGGTGAAACGCGTGCTGAAGAAAGCACAACATACAAACACTGACCCCCATCTTGCACTTCTCACCCTGAGGAACACACCTGTGACAGGCATGGAGTATTCCCCAGCACAGATGCTCATGGGCAGAGTCCTTAGAAGCACTCTACCAACCTCCAGCACTATTCTTCAGCCTGCCGTACCTAAAGAAGTACATTCAACTCTCCAGAATCTGCAAACAAGGCAGCAGCAATACTACAACAGAGGAGCAAAGCGGCTTCCAGAGCTGCAGCCTGGGAGTACTGTTCACATGGAGACACCGCAAGGCTGGCGTCCAGCAGTGGTCACGGCACAGAGGGATGAGCCAAGGTCCTATGACATATTGACATCTTCTGGTCAGCACTATAGACGCAATAGACGCCACCTGAGGAGAACAACACACAGCACCCAGATGAACTCAGAAACAGACTCATTAGATGATGAGCAGGTCAGCACACCAGATGCAGGTAAAGCAGATAGTGTTGACATCGAGCTCTCATCCACATCACAGCCATCTCAAACCAGATGTGGGCGACTCGTTCGACCACCTGAGAGGTATAAAGACTTTGTGATGAGCCAACGGCAAAGGTCATCTCCTAACTGA